The genomic stretch CTCTTTTAGCATTATAATCTCCCTTTACCTTTTACTTTGAAAATTTTTAATTTCCTCTAATACCATCTCTACCGCCTTATCTACGGCTTCAGAAACCTCTTTAGACAATCCTGGCTTTATGTAAGGCATTGTAAATTCTTTTCCTTGACAACCTATAACTACAACTTCTACTCCTTTATTATGTAACTCTTTAAGAAAAGGAGCCAATGGAACATTGTGAGCATCAAAAGAGTATTTTCTAAGGTTTGGTAGTTCATCAACATCTATCTTTTTCAATGTTCCTGGTTTTAGACCAAAATCAATAGCATCAACTACAATTATTTTTTTAATGTCTTCATCTATCAAAGTCATTAAGTAGTATGCCCCACTCGCTCCAGCATCGATAACTTCGACATTCTCAGGAACAATATT from Methanocaldococcus lauensis encodes the following:
- the frhD gene encoding coenzyme F420-reducing hydrogenase, FrhD protein, which codes for MKKKKDILVVGCGNLLFGDDGFGCEVVKKLENIVPENVEVIDAGASGAYYLMTLIDEDIKKIIVVDAIDFGLKPGTLKKIDVDELPNLRKYSFDAHNVPLAPFLKELHNKGVEVVVIGCQGKEFTMPYIKPGLSKEVSEAVDKAVEMVLEEIKNFQSKR